A region of Paenibacillus sp. 37 DNA encodes the following proteins:
- a CDS encoding Cof-type HAD-IIB family hydrolase, translating into MTYKLIALDVDGTLLNDHHELTEWTQETLIQASRQGAEIVLCSGRGPANTIPFMEQMGLDGYVITHNGAVTAQVDTREVVHHFALDGQGLEPIISYCRTNGVHFDINTAFGLYVDQPEGLGLQVREMYYNFMAEPMKLPKWVDMTEPLAKFTAFGPIEQMDAVLQEWSTWNLPYYMTRSGDFFIDLMHPEASKGAALKRLAESKGIMPSEIMAIGNYFNDITMLTFAGKGIAMDNSPDEVKAAADEVTLSNNEQGVAHAIQKYVLSV; encoded by the coding sequence ATGACTTATAAATTAATTGCACTTGATGTAGATGGAACATTGCTGAATGATCATCATGAACTTACCGAATGGACTCAGGAGACCTTGATCCAAGCTTCCCGTCAGGGAGCAGAGATTGTCCTGTGTTCAGGTAGAGGTCCTGCCAACACGATTCCTTTTATGGAGCAGATGGGACTGGATGGATATGTGATTACACATAATGGTGCTGTAACTGCACAGGTAGATACTCGTGAGGTGGTTCATCACTTTGCATTAGATGGACAGGGACTGGAGCCGATCATATCCTACTGTCGAACCAATGGAGTACATTTTGACATCAATACGGCATTTGGTCTGTATGTGGATCAACCAGAAGGTCTCGGGTTGCAGGTGCGTGAGATGTATTACAACTTTATGGCAGAGCCAATGAAGTTACCCAAGTGGGTTGACATGACAGAACCGCTGGCGAAGTTCACTGCATTTGGACCGATTGAACAGATGGATGCCGTGCTTCAGGAGTGGTCTACCTGGAATCTGCCTTATTATATGACACGCAGTGGTGATTTTTTTATTGACCTAATGCATCCCGAAGCGTCCAAAGGCGCTGCACTTAAAAGACTTGCCGAATCCAAAGGAATCATGCCTTCGGAGATTATGGCGATTGGCAACTACTTCAATGATATTACGATGCTGACTTTTGCGGGCAAAGGCATTGCCATGGATAACTCACCGGACGAGGTGAAAGCTGCTGCGGACGAGGTTACACTCTCCAATAATGAGCAGGGTGTGGCACACGCAATTCAAAAATATGTGTTATCCGTCTAA
- a CDS encoding GNAT family N-acetyltransferase: MHSFRINSEYINDGFQAVQANPEDREDVMSLLVETAEWLQSQGSSQWNALLKGEDSHDTAGAIRRGDVFVFKKGADVAGMVILLVQPSPWDIHLWGSKAYAEDGAIYLHRLAIRRKYAQSGLGRSILQWSSSGIHFEGKHTVRLDCGAGNATLNAFYARNGYTFLGETDGYSTYEKPVQPLS; encoded by the coding sequence ATGCACTCATTCAGGATCAATAGCGAATATATTAACGATGGTTTTCAAGCGGTTCAGGCGAATCCTGAAGATAGGGAGGATGTGATGTCGCTTCTGGTGGAGACAGCCGAATGGTTACAGAGTCAAGGTTCTTCCCAATGGAACGCTTTGCTTAAAGGTGAAGATTCACATGATACGGCAGGGGCGATTCGCCGTGGGGATGTGTTTGTATTTAAAAAGGGGGCGGACGTAGCGGGGATGGTCATTCTTTTGGTTCAGCCAAGTCCTTGGGATATTCATCTTTGGGGTTCAAAAGCTTATGCCGAAGATGGCGCAATTTATCTGCATCGGCTAGCGATTCGAAGAAAATATGCTCAGAGCGGTCTGGGACGGTCCATTTTGCAATGGTCCAGCAGCGGGATACATTTTGAAGGCAAACATACTGTTCGGTTAGATTGCGGAGCGGGCAATGCTACGTTGAACGCCTTTTACGCGCGGAACGGGTATACTTTTTTGGGAGAGACCGATGGTTACAGTACATATGAGAAGCCCGTGCAGCCACTGAGCTGA
- a CDS encoding glycosyltransferase family 4 protein: MKLLQALFFPPEQPGGVSSMIPYMQERFTAPRWEMDLFSLPKRIRNKGREEVHFETFDWTEYQDSPVVQKYIQTYRDYLWWTKLRIQKPYDLIHAHHPIAGLAMRTVFPDTPLIQTIHSSYERELILNGRIETDGPEHRFLLAIYGELEHQAERLLTVSDSFRRYLAPYVKEPDVIGVIPNGFDEKRFKPIPHDNAIPQLVTVCRLVPAKGLDILFKACAELKGRGHDYVLHIIGDGPIRPDLEELAQRLGIYNETIFYGYTLHPEEFMPFFDIFVLPSRAEAFGSVFAEAALSCLALVGTDVGGIPEQIENGSNGLLVPAEDPSALAEALEKVMLDPAYRYELARSACEKAKTHYSLGRSVNELKKMYLQFPSKA, from the coding sequence GTGAAATTGCTGCAGGCGCTTTTCTTTCCTCCGGAGCAGCCCGGAGGTGTATCCTCTATGATTCCGTATATGCAAGAGAGATTTACAGCCCCGAGGTGGGAAATGGATCTGTTCTCGTTGCCAAAGCGAATCCGCAACAAGGGCAGAGAGGAAGTTCATTTCGAAACGTTTGACTGGACGGAATATCAGGATAGTCCTGTTGTCCAAAAATATATTCAAACCTATCGTGATTATCTTTGGTGGACCAAACTGCGTATTCAGAAGCCTTATGATCTGATCCATGCCCACCACCCAATTGCAGGACTTGCGATGAGAACGGTTTTCCCGGATACACCCCTCATTCAGACGATTCACTCCAGTTATGAACGAGAATTAATACTTAATGGACGCATTGAAACGGATGGACCGGAGCATCGATTCCTGCTTGCGATATATGGTGAGCTGGAACACCAGGCAGAGCGTCTCTTAACGGTGTCGGATTCGTTCCGTCGTTATCTGGCGCCCTACGTGAAGGAACCTGATGTCATCGGTGTGATTCCCAATGGATTTGATGAGAAGCGGTTTAAGCCGATTCCTCATGATAATGCGATACCACAACTGGTCACGGTATGTCGGCTTGTTCCGGCGAAAGGGTTGGATATTCTTTTCAAAGCCTGTGCGGAACTGAAGGGCCGAGGTCATGATTATGTGTTACATATTATTGGAGATGGACCGATTCGTCCTGATCTGGAAGAATTGGCACAGCGATTGGGGATCTATAATGAGACCATCTTTTATGGTTACACACTGCACCCTGAGGAATTCATGCCATTCTTTGATATTTTTGTACTTCCTTCACGGGCAGAAGCATTTGGTTCCGTCTTCGCTGAAGCGGCGCTGAGTTGTCTTGCCCTTGTGGGTACGGATGTAGGTGGTATACCGGAACAGATCGAGAACGGTAGCAATGGGTTGCTTGTACCGGCAGAAGATCCTTCTGCATTGGCTGAAGCGCTTGAAAAGGTGATGCTGGACCCGGCTTATCGTTATGAACTTGCCCGTTCAGCGTGTGAAAAAGCCAAAACACATTACTCGCTCGGCAGATCGGTCAATGAGTTGAAGAAGATGTATTTACAGTTTCCCAGCAAGGCCTAA
- a CDS encoding xanthine phosphoribosyltransferase, with amino-acid sequence MELLKQRILQEGVVISDQVLKLDGLLNHQIDPALTMEMGREFAARFRESGVTRVITVESSGIPVAFAAAYELGVPLVFARRKKTLLADPDAYCERVPSFTKGIVTDIMVSREFIHENDRILFIDDIIANGDAARGVIKIIERSGAELVGFGVVVEKSFQAGARTIREQGIPVEALVRIRSLNDGTVQFDDNEM; translated from the coding sequence ATGGAATTATTGAAACAACGAATTTTACAAGAGGGTGTTGTTATCTCGGATCAAGTATTAAAGCTGGATGGTTTGTTGAACCACCAGATTGATCCTGCATTAACGATGGAGATGGGACGTGAGTTTGCTGCCCGTTTTCGTGAAAGTGGAGTAACTCGGGTAATCACGGTAGAATCCTCAGGGATTCCGGTTGCGTTTGCCGCAGCCTATGAACTTGGGGTGCCCCTTGTATTCGCCCGTCGTAAAAAAACACTTCTAGCTGATCCTGATGCTTACTGTGAACGTGTACCGTCCTTTACCAAAGGAATTGTAACTGACATTATGGTATCCCGCGAGTTCATTCATGAGAATGACCGCATTTTGTTCATTGATGATATTATTGCCAATGGAGATGCGGCTCGTGGCGTCATCAAAATTATTGAGCGTTCTGGCGCGGAACTCGTCGGATTCGGCGTTGTGGTCGAGAAAAGTTTCCAGGCAGGGGCACGCACGATTCGTGAACAGGGTATTCCGGTGGAAGCCTTGGTACGCATTCGTTCCCTGAACGATGGAACAGTACAATTTGACGATAACGAAATGTGA
- a CDS encoding carboxymuconolactone decarboxylase family protein, with translation MTLMNDKVHAYKDQIGALSDVLPGVVKSYHEFTGECFQPGVIDAKTKQLIALGIGLFANNEVCTFYHVEEARAKGATDQEIMETVAVAGAVGGGHALSQGAMRVQKALN, from the coding sequence ATGACATTGATGAATGATAAAGTTCATGCCTACAAGGATCAGATTGGAGCATTAAGCGATGTACTGCCAGGTGTGGTGAAGTCGTATCATGAGTTTACCGGAGAATGTTTCCAACCTGGCGTGATTGATGCCAAGACAAAACAGCTAATTGCGCTTGGGATTGGATTATTCGCCAACAATGAGGTATGTACCTTCTACCATGTAGAAGAAGCCCGTGCCAAGGGAGCAACAGATCAGGAGATTATGGAGACCGTTGCGGTGGCCGGAGCTGTTGGAGGAGGACATGCCCTCTCTCAGGGTGCGATGCGAGTGCAGAAGGCGCTGAATTAG
- a CDS encoding C40 family peptidase yields MKKLIISIFGAAVLFTSGATSTEASSINSVVNNMTGIPYKWGGTTVAGFDCSGFMRYLFNKYSIELPRTSQQQAKAGTPVSKSNVRTGDLVFFNTTGKGISHTGVYIGGGQFAHASSSKGVSVTKLSNPYFNDRYVTARRVTGQFMYDKMLGKM; encoded by the coding sequence TTGAAAAAACTGATTATCTCCATTTTTGGAGCAGCTGTATTATTTACATCCGGGGCAACAAGCACAGAGGCAAGCAGTATCAACTCCGTAGTGAACAACATGACAGGTATTCCTTACAAATGGGGTGGCACGACTGTAGCCGGCTTCGACTGTTCTGGTTTTATGAGATATCTTTTCAACAAATACAGCATTGAATTGCCACGTACTTCTCAGCAACAAGCCAAAGCAGGTACGCCAGTATCCAAGAGCAATGTTCGGACAGGTGATCTGGTGTTCTTTAATACAACAGGCAAAGGTATTTCACATACAGGTGTATATATCGGCGGCGGACAATTCGCTCATGCCTCCAGCAGTAAAGGTGTAAGCGTCACGAAGTTATCGAATCCATACTTCAATGATCGTTACGTAACAGCACGTCGGGTAACTGGACAGTTTATGTATGATAAAATGTTAGGTAAAATGTAA
- the pelA gene encoding pectate lyase: protein MLHLKAKKIITFVLACTMVFSAVGMAVLPVGTVSAADASGTTASISDILKNQLPDGGWRKDYKQTSGEWAKSTIDNKATYSEIRRLAKEFKKTNDPRYSTAAIKGINFLINMQYSNGGWPQVYQSSGYHKHITYNDDAMINVMIMLDEVAARKGDFSFIDSTLANRSKNSVAKGVEAILNTQVVSGGKLTAWGQQHDSSSLKPASARIYEVPSLTAGESVTIVKFLKTRPANAKITASIKGAEAWFNKVKITGYKYERANGDSKIIADSKAAPIWARFYEIGTDKPIFIGRDGVVKYKLSDIDKERRGGYAWYGNWPSKL from the coding sequence GTGTTACATTTGAAAGCGAAGAAAATAATTACTTTTGTCCTGGCATGTACGATGGTGTTCTCAGCAGTTGGAATGGCAGTTCTCCCTGTAGGGACGGTATCTGCTGCGGATGCTTCAGGTACTACAGCGAGTATTTCTGATATTTTGAAGAACCAGCTGCCGGATGGAGGTTGGAGAAAAGATTATAAACAGACAAGTGGAGAGTGGGCGAAGTCCACGATAGACAACAAGGCTACATACTCAGAAATTAGAAGATTGGCGAAGGAATTTAAAAAGACGAATGATCCCCGATACTCCACAGCTGCAATCAAAGGGATTAACTTTTTGATCAACATGCAGTATTCAAACGGCGGATGGCCACAAGTTTACCAAAGCTCCGGATATCACAAGCATATCACTTACAATGATGATGCCATGATTAACGTAATGATCATGCTGGATGAAGTAGCAGCACGCAAAGGTGATTTCTCGTTTATAGACAGCACACTTGCTAACCGTAGTAAAAATTCAGTTGCCAAAGGTGTGGAGGCGATTTTGAATACACAGGTCGTTTCAGGTGGTAAGCTGACAGCTTGGGGACAACAACATGATTCCAGTTCCCTTAAACCAGCGAGCGCAAGAATCTACGAAGTGCCATCGCTGACAGCTGGAGAGAGTGTAACGATTGTTAAATTTCTGAAAACCAGACCTGCTAACGCTAAAATTACCGCATCCATTAAAGGAGCGGAGGCTTGGTTTAACAAGGTGAAAATTACGGGGTACAAATATGAAAGAGCTAATGGAGATAGTAAAATTATCGCTGATTCCAAAGCAGCACCAATTTGGGCACGCTTCTATGAGATAGGAACAGATAAACCAATCTTTATTGGTCGTGACGGGGTAGTTAAATACAAATTAAGTGATATTGATAAAGAAAGAAGAGGCGGGTATGCATGGTATGGCAACTGGCCTTCCAAGCTGTAA
- a CDS encoding carbohydrate-binding protein produces MKVVKFKLKKTINVLLACLTALPLMLTPTNVSAASDANINLSSEKQLIKGFGGINLPAWIGDLTPAQRETAFGNDQNQLGFSILRIYVDPDSNNWYREVATAKRAIEKGAIVFASPWNPPSSMVETFNRNGDTNAKRLKYDKYTAYAQHLNDFVTYMKNNGVDLYAISVQNEPDYAHDWTWWTPQEILRFMKENAGSIQGTKVMAPESFQYLKNISDPILNDPQALANMDILGAHTYGTQISNFAYPLFKQKGAGKELWMTEVYVPNSDNNSADRWPEALDVSYHMHNAMVEGDFQAYVWWYIRRQYGPMKEDGTISKRGYNMAHFSKFVRPGYLRVDATKNPDTNTFVSAYKGDNKVVVVAINRGTSATSQKFVLQNGNASTVSSWITDSSRNLASGASLNVSNGAFTAQLPAQSVTTFVANITGGNNGGNTGSGTTYEAETGTTLTDATIETIYPGYTGSGYVNFNAMTGSAIQWNGINNTITGTKNVKFRYALESGTRNLDIFVNGTKVISNDPFPATGSWSTWVEKTIQVPMNMGTNTLKVVTTGSEGPNIDSVNVTAAQ; encoded by the coding sequence ATGAAAGTAGTGAAATTCAAACTAAAAAAGACGATTAATGTTCTTTTGGCCTGTTTAACAGCCCTGCCTTTGATGTTAACCCCGACAAATGTGTCAGCAGCCAGCGATGCCAACATTAATTTGTCCTCGGAAAAACAGCTGATCAAGGGCTTTGGGGGCATTAACCTTCCTGCCTGGATTGGTGATCTGACTCCCGCTCAACGTGAAACTGCTTTTGGTAATGACCAGAATCAGTTAGGCTTCTCAATTCTCAGGATCTACGTTGATCCAGATTCCAATAACTGGTATCGTGAAGTTGCCACTGCCAAACGGGCTATTGAAAAAGGAGCTATCGTATTCGCATCCCCGTGGAATCCTCCAAGCAGCATGGTTGAAACGTTCAACCGCAATGGGGACACCAATGCCAAACGTCTGAAATACGACAAATATACTGCATATGCGCAACATCTGAACGACTTTGTAACCTACATGAAAAATAACGGCGTAGATCTGTATGCCATTTCGGTACAAAACGAACCGGATTATGCTCATGACTGGACCTGGTGGACTCCACAAGAGATCCTTCGATTCATGAAAGAAAATGCCGGGTCCATCCAAGGTACCAAAGTCATGGCGCCTGAATCCTTCCAGTACTTAAAGAATATATCCGACCCCATCCTGAATGATCCGCAGGCACTTGCCAACATGGACATTCTGGGAGCACATACGTATGGAACCCAGATTTCGAATTTTGCCTACCCTCTTTTTAAGCAAAAAGGAGCCGGCAAAGAACTGTGGATGACTGAGGTGTATGTTCCGAACAGTGACAACAACTCAGCAGACCGCTGGCCTGAAGCATTAGACGTTTCCTATCACATGCACAATGCCATGGTAGAAGGTGATTTCCAGGCCTATGTGTGGTGGTACATCCGCAGACAGTATGGTCCGATGAAAGAGGACGGTACCATAAGCAAACGCGGATATAATATGGCCCATTTCTCCAAATTTGTACGTCCTGGCTATCTCAGAGTGGATGCAACCAAAAACCCGGATACGAACACATTTGTTTCTGCCTACAAAGGGGATAACAAGGTCGTTGTCGTAGCAATTAACCGTGGAACTTCGGCCACAAGCCAAAAATTCGTTCTGCAAAATGGTAATGCCTCCACGGTGTCCTCATGGATTACGGACAGCAGTCGCAACCTGGCAAGCGGGGCCTCGCTTAACGTATCCAATGGGGCCTTCACGGCACAGCTCCCGGCTCAGAGCGTAACAACGTTTGTTGCCAACATTACTGGCGGGAATAACGGCGGAAATACAGGTAGTGGCACTACTTATGAAGCCGAGACCGGAACAACTCTTACGGATGCTACCATTGAAACGATCTACCCTGGTTACACTGGCTCCGGGTATGTTAACTTCAATGCGATGACTGGTTCAGCCATTCAATGGAACGGTATTAATAACACAATTACAGGTACTAAAAACGTAAAGTTTCGTTATGCGCTGGAAAGCGGAACCCGTAACCTCGACATTTTTGTGAACGGAACCAAAGTCATTAGCAACGACCCCTTTCCGGCAACGGGAAGCTGGTCCACTTGGGTTGAAAAAACAATACAGGTCCCCATGAACATGGGGACCAATACATTGAAAGTGGTTACCACTGGATCGGAAGGACCAAATATTGACAGCGTTAATGTTACCGCAGCACAATAA
- a CDS encoding divergent polysaccharide deacetylase family protein encodes MALLIVFYAGLSAGGPTAAASESPSNHKRLAIIIDDVGNDMKGTAEILAMPVKLTVAVMPFLPTTKKDAIAAHEKGMDVIVHMPMEPKKGRPEWLGPGAITSNLTDEEVRSRVEKAIDDVPHAIGMNNHMGSKITSDKRIMSIVLDVCKERGLFFVDSRTNFRSVVGELAISKNMPPVGNDIFLDDQNSKQHIRKQLDLAAQRAIDKNICVVIGHVGHSGMNTSAVIRESVSRLQNQVQFVGIGDLVRDVWQWQSAPTLPTDNK; translated from the coding sequence ATGGCATTATTGATTGTGTTTTACGCAGGCTTATCGGCGGGAGGGCCTACAGCGGCAGCTTCAGAGTCCCCATCGAATCATAAACGGTTAGCAATTATCATCGATGACGTCGGAAATGACATGAAGGGAACGGCAGAGATTCTTGCGATGCCAGTTAAACTAACGGTAGCGGTTATGCCCTTTTTGCCAACAACAAAGAAAGATGCGATAGCTGCACATGAAAAGGGGATGGATGTGATTGTGCACATGCCCATGGAACCCAAGAAAGGAAGACCTGAATGGCTGGGCCCCGGTGCAATCACATCCAATCTAACAGATGAAGAAGTCCGCTCACGCGTGGAGAAAGCGATTGATGATGTGCCCCACGCCATTGGCATGAACAATCATATGGGTTCCAAAATTACTTCGGATAAACGCATCATGTCCATTGTGCTCGATGTATGCAAGGAGCGGGGCCTCTTCTTTGTAGACAGTCGTACGAACTTTCGCTCCGTGGTGGGGGAACTGGCCATATCCAAAAATATGCCACCTGTAGGTAATGACATTTTCCTGGATGATCAAAACTCCAAGCAACACATTCGCAAGCAACTGGACCTGGCTGCTCAGCGTGCGATCGACAAGAATATCTGTGTTGTCATTGGTCATGTCGGTCATTCAGGGATGAACACATCCGCAGTAATTCGTGAATCCGTCTCCCGTCTGCAAAATCAGGTTCAATTTGTTGGAATCGGTGATCTGGTTCGAGATGTGTGGCAATGGCAATCTGCTCCTACACTACCGACAGATAATAAATAA
- a CDS encoding N-acetylmuramoyl-L-alanine amidase, producing MHKLLTASVALLISFHCLPMLPHVAYGKAAPSQNSPSMLPVTDGDAYRSSHHAFAAPVILLDVGHGGIDGGTSAQGVLEKDINLAISQKVYLLLRSKGYAVIINRLGDYALSDENRWLNSRSRHTRDLAQRKSLSEEVSTDIVVSIHANWSPRSTAHGPVVLHQKEGRSYLLAQSIQDAMNKLYGTEHGVVWGKPFYILNYVKQPAVIVETGFLSNAADRARMSDPAEQKRIAQSIANGIIYYLSVV from the coding sequence ATGCATAAGCTGCTGACCGCTTCGGTAGCCTTGTTAATCAGCTTCCATTGCCTTCCCATGCTGCCCCATGTCGCTTATGGAAAAGCAGCCCCGTCCCAGAACAGTCCATCCATGTTGCCAGTGACCGATGGAGATGCTTATCGCTCAAGTCATCATGCCTTTGCAGCACCCGTTATCCTGCTTGATGTAGGCCATGGCGGTATTGACGGTGGTACGTCAGCCCAAGGTGTGCTGGAAAAAGATATCAATCTGGCTATTAGCCAAAAGGTCTATCTCCTGCTTCGCAGCAAAGGTTATGCCGTTATCATCAATCGACTGGGTGATTATGCACTTAGTGATGAGAACCGCTGGCTGAACAGCCGCTCCCGTCATACCAGAGATCTTGCCCAACGTAAAAGCCTTAGCGAAGAAGTAAGTACAGATATCGTGGTCAGCATTCATGCGAACTGGAGTCCCCGATCGACAGCACACGGCCCGGTGGTACTGCACCAGAAAGAAGGCAGGAGTTATTTGCTGGCCCAATCCATTCAGGATGCCATGAACAAGTTGTACGGAACGGAGCACGGGGTCGTATGGGGCAAGCCCTTTTATATATTGAATTACGTGAAGCAACCTGCCGTCATCGTTGAAACCGGATTTTTGAGCAATGCGGCAGATCGAGCCAGAATGAGTGACCCCGCTGAGCAAAAACGAATCGCCCAATCCATTGCCAATGGTATTATTTATTATCTGTCGGTAGTGTAG
- a CDS encoding YqzE family protein: MAKSDELVKYITQRVVHYIDTPKDERKGRTKKKEPWAMKWFGMIPFAVSLWVGKKEKEFDTQSHKRSSSGKG; this comes from the coding sequence ATGGCCAAAAGTGATGAATTGGTAAAATACATTACGCAGCGGGTTGTTCATTATATCGATACGCCGAAGGATGAGCGGAAAGGCCGCACCAAAAAGAAAGAGCCGTGGGCGATGAAATGGTTTGGTATGATCCCTTTCGCTGTTTCCCTGTGGGTGGGGAAAAAGGAAAAAGAATTCGATACACAGTCTCATAAACGAAGTTCTTCGGGTAAAGGGTGA
- a CDS encoding YqhG family protein: MTMSPHEVQAYVLTYLEALDCQIMERSPAHVTVKLSPEADKALTNRPYYWGFVERTGAPAETMSFTFIFDPDSYQQAIEAAEAKAAQTSPPVVTDPAGTNGVTNGNTPGEPPKDTILGRYFGITPSLPQLGPGRILREEVVYGSRRLQQIFGAAREGGAFVNLFEQAPKRQLRATAPAVYEPWLGVCFKVEFACDLKREELHFLGISLRSGEIIEKFGTKLNRRDLSPRLAENMHVQTAKVSLSDAGAALESHLTNRLLELDYSWAEKAQERLDLELDVLDTYYEAVLREDTPEVELLGNITSDMEKVTSDRTPPVPLRKVLDIPNAKPIGADVELAAEAAVPIDSETDAEEEKAKQAVIDREAMKLQYETRRTEMIWQYEPKVKVTAISSGMFHLR; this comes from the coding sequence ATGACCATGTCCCCCCATGAAGTGCAGGCTTATGTTCTCACCTATCTGGAAGCACTGGATTGTCAGATTATGGAGCGTTCCCCTGCCCATGTTACAGTCAAACTCTCGCCTGAGGCGGACAAAGCGTTGACCAATCGCCCCTATTATTGGGGGTTCGTGGAACGAACCGGAGCACCCGCTGAGACCATGTCTTTCACATTTATATTCGATCCTGACAGTTATCAGCAGGCCATTGAAGCAGCAGAAGCCAAAGCAGCGCAAACATCACCTCCGGTTGTAACTGACCCTGCGGGTACGAATGGCGTAACCAATGGGAATACCCCAGGTGAGCCACCGAAAGATACCATTCTGGGTCGTTACTTCGGTATTACGCCATCGCTGCCACAGCTGGGGCCAGGTCGAATATTGCGTGAAGAAGTGGTGTATGGCAGTCGCAGGCTCCAACAGATTTTCGGCGCAGCCCGTGAAGGCGGTGCCTTCGTGAACCTGTTCGAACAGGCTCCCAAACGGCAATTACGCGCTACAGCGCCAGCCGTATATGAACCTTGGCTTGGTGTCTGTTTCAAGGTAGAATTCGCCTGTGATTTGAAACGGGAGGAATTGCATTTTCTCGGCATCTCCCTTCGCTCGGGTGAGATTATAGAAAAATTCGGCACTAAGCTTAATCGACGTGATCTCAGTCCAAGGCTCGCAGAGAACATGCATGTGCAGACAGCTAAAGTTTCGTTATCCGATGCCGGAGCTGCTCTGGAATCTCATTTGACGAACCGCTTGTTGGAACTCGATTATAGCTGGGCTGAGAAAGCCCAAGAGCGGCTTGATCTGGAGCTGGACGTGTTGGACACCTACTATGAGGCGGTACTCCGGGAAGATACGCCTGAGGTAGAATTACTAGGTAACATAACCTCAGACATGGAGAAAGTCACTTCTGACCGCACGCCACCTGTACCCCTGAGAAAAGTTCTGGATATACCTAACGCTAAACCCATTGGAGCAGATGTAGAGCTGGCGGCAGAGGCCGCAGTACCGATCGACTCCGAGACAGATGCCGAAGAAGAGAAAGCAAAACAGGCGGTAATCGATCGTGAGGCTATGAAACTGCAGTATGAGACACGCCGGACCGAGATGATCTGGCAATATGAACCCAAAGTGAAAGTGACTGCCATTAGCAGCGGTATGTTTCACTTAAGATAA